In one window of Micromonospora cathayae DNA:
- a CDS encoding acyl-CoA mutase large subunit family protein, with the protein MNADEIAAGRARWQARYDAARKRDADFTTLSGLEVEPVYGPPEGVDQPGFERIGWPGEYPYTRGLHPTGYRGRTWTIRQFAGFGNARQTNERYKMILGAGGGGLSVAFDMPTLMGRDSDDPQSLGEVGHCGVAIDSATDMEALFDGIDLAGVTTSMTISGPAVPVFCMYLVAAERQGADITTLDGTLQTDIFKEYIAQKEWLFDPEPHLRLIGDLMEYCAAEIPRYKPLSVSGYHIREAGSTAAQELAFTLADGFGYVELGLSRGLDVNVFAPGLSFFFDSHVDFFEEIAKFRAARRIWARWLKEVYGATSEKAMWLRFHTQTAGVSLTAQQPVNNVVRTAVEALAAVLGGTNSLHTNALDETLALPTDESAEIALRTQQVLMEEIGVTNVADPLGGSWYVEALTDKIEAEAEEIFARIRQLGGDGPHQIGPMTSGILRGIEDGWFTGQIAEAAFVYQQALEKGEKKIVGVNCHTGTVAKELEILRISHEVELEQRRVLAERKAGRDNAAVEAAVARMVAVSRTGENMIPAMLDAVRAEATLGEICDALRAEWGVYREPARF; encoded by the coding sequence ATGAACGCCGACGAGATCGCTGCCGGACGGGCCCGCTGGCAGGCCCGCTACGACGCCGCGCGCAAGCGCGACGCCGACTTCACCACGCTCTCCGGGCTGGAGGTCGAGCCGGTGTACGGGCCGCCGGAGGGGGTCGACCAGCCCGGCTTCGAGCGGATCGGCTGGCCGGGCGAGTACCCGTACACCCGGGGGTTGCACCCCACCGGCTACCGGGGGCGGACCTGGACCATCCGGCAGTTCGCCGGCTTCGGCAACGCCCGGCAGACCAACGAGCGGTACAAGATGATCCTCGGCGCGGGCGGTGGTGGCCTCTCCGTCGCGTTCGACATGCCCACCCTGATGGGCCGGGACTCCGACGACCCGCAGTCGCTCGGCGAGGTCGGCCACTGCGGCGTGGCCATCGACAGCGCCACCGACATGGAGGCGCTCTTCGACGGCATCGACCTGGCCGGGGTCACCACCAGCATGACCATCTCCGGTCCGGCGGTGCCGGTGTTCTGCATGTACCTGGTCGCCGCCGAGCGGCAGGGCGCGGACATCACCACCCTCGACGGCACCCTGCAGACCGACATCTTCAAGGAGTACATCGCGCAGAAGGAGTGGCTGTTCGACCCCGAGCCGCACCTGCGCCTGATCGGCGACCTGATGGAGTACTGCGCGGCCGAGATCCCGCGCTACAAGCCGCTGTCGGTCTCCGGCTACCACATCCGGGAGGCCGGCTCGACCGCCGCGCAGGAGCTGGCGTTCACCCTCGCCGACGGCTTCGGCTACGTCGAACTGGGACTCTCCCGGGGGTTGGACGTCAACGTCTTCGCGCCGGGGCTGAGCTTCTTCTTCGACTCGCACGTCGACTTCTTCGAGGAGATCGCCAAGTTCCGGGCCGCCCGGCGGATCTGGGCCCGCTGGCTGAAGGAGGTCTACGGGGCGACCAGCGAGAAGGCGATGTGGCTGCGGTTCCACACCCAGACCGCCGGGGTGTCGCTGACCGCCCAGCAGCCGGTCAACAACGTGGTCCGGACGGCGGTCGAGGCGCTCGCCGCGGTGCTCGGCGGCACCAACTCGCTGCACACCAACGCCCTCGACGAGACCCTGGCGCTGCCCACCGACGAGTCCGCCGAGATCGCCCTGCGCACCCAGCAGGTGCTGATGGAGGAGATCGGCGTGACCAACGTGGCCGACCCGCTCGGCGGCTCCTGGTACGTCGAGGCGCTCACCGACAAGATCGAGGCCGAGGCGGAGGAGATCTTCGCCCGGATCCGCCAGTTGGGCGGGGACGGCCCGCACCAGATCGGCCCGATGACCTCCGGCATCCTGCGCGGCATCGAGGACGGCTGGTTCACCGGTCAGATCGCCGAGGCGGCCTTCGTCTACCAGCAGGCCCTGGAAAAGGGCGAGAAGAAGATCGTCGGGGTGAACTGCCACACCGGTACGGTCGCCAAGGAACTGGAGATCCTGCGCATCTCGCACGAGGTCGAGCTGGAGCAGCGCCGGGTGCTCGCCGAGCGCAAGGCCGGCCGGGACAACGCGGCGGTCGAGGCGGCGGTGGCGCGCATGGTGGCGGTCAGCCGGACCGGGGAGAACATGATCCCGGCGATGCTCGACGCGGTCCGCGCCGAGGCGACCCTCGGCGAGATCTGCGACGCGCTGCGCGCCGAGTGGGGCGTGTACCGGGAGCCGGCCCGGTTCTGA
- a CDS encoding tetratricopeptide repeat protein — protein sequence MSDPRITSSIFTRGAVDLSALRPSTPTPARSAAPTQAGPPAGMPGTATPGTGVAVIDVTEATFQAEVLERSLTTPVVIDFWAEWCEPCKQLSPLLEQLAAEGGGAWVLAKVDVEANPRLAQMFQIQSIPMVYAVVGGRPVDAFAGVVPEAHLRQWIGAVLKAGGVTVEAPGDPRLDEADDALMSGDLDAAEAAYRKILAETPADAAAEAGLAQVGLARRVGGADPAAALATADATPDDVEAQLLAADIEVLSGQAEAAYARLVAVVRRTAGDDREKARQHLVSLFSIAGPDDPAVGKARRALASALF from the coding sequence ATGAGCGACCCACGGATCACCTCGTCGATCTTCACCCGCGGCGCGGTCGACCTCAGCGCGCTGCGCCCGTCCACCCCCACCCCCGCCCGATCCGCCGCACCCACCCAGGCCGGTCCGCCGGCCGGGATGCCGGGGACGGCCACACCGGGGACCGGGGTCGCGGTGATCGACGTGACCGAGGCGACCTTCCAGGCCGAGGTGCTGGAACGCTCGCTCACCACCCCCGTCGTGATCGACTTCTGGGCCGAGTGGTGCGAGCCGTGCAAGCAGCTCTCCCCGCTGCTGGAGCAGCTCGCCGCCGAGGGCGGCGGGGCCTGGGTGCTCGCCAAGGTCGACGTCGAGGCCAACCCCCGGCTGGCCCAGATGTTCCAGATCCAGAGCATCCCGATGGTGTACGCGGTGGTCGGCGGCCGTCCGGTCGACGCGTTCGCCGGCGTGGTGCCCGAGGCGCACCTGCGGCAGTGGATCGGGGCCGTGCTCAAGGCCGGCGGGGTCACCGTCGAGGCCCCCGGCGACCCCCGGCTCGACGAGGCCGACGACGCGCTGATGAGCGGCGACCTGGACGCGGCCGAGGCGGCGTACAGGAAGATCCTCGCCGAGACCCCGGCGGACGCCGCGGCCGAGGCGGGGCTGGCCCAGGTGGGGCTGGCCCGCCGGGTGGGCGGCGCCGACCCGGCCGCCGCGCTCGCCACCGCCGACGCCACCCCCGACGACGTCGAGGCGCAACTGCTGGCCGCCGACATCGAGGTGCTCAGCGGCCAGGCCGAGGCGGCGTACGCCCGACTGGTCGCGGTGGTCCGGCGGACCGCCGGCGACGACCGGGAGAAGGCCCGCCAGCACCTGGTCTCGCTGTTCAGCATCGCCGGCCCCGACGACCCGGCGGTCGGCAAGGCCCGCCGAGCCCTGGCCAGCGCCCTGTTCTGA